The Synechocystis sp. PCC 7509 genome includes a window with the following:
- the xrtO gene encoding exosortase O, whose protein sequence is MTLTRSNAPPNMASWSSKIATSLIVFSWLVLNYSLLQWLLESFRDTSAFNFIIISIVTTVLLVQAIHHRRKLGLSFTPSLHSAPLILMFGSTVTGIGLQWLLDVPQISVLLFAIATYGLIGLFTAPNVWRKGLPAAIFASCILPFSVQFGTGLGFPVRVITARLVEHILTFWHIAAISSHDIIVLENSVAQVDLPCSGLKSLWTGTLFLLAATWLENRQVKFRWLLVCVANILLLIAANTGRILLLVLISNVGDRPDLAAILHVPLGLVGFITAGLFTWLLLQTVPHHKKTLLKAETSKIPPLGKSLKPLTKQIVVGSCILGLALIPHPQKVTTSAITSINLPAQMHLEPLQLSAIEKDFFANYEGAIASGATSQVIAQKSRFEWQNIPGSILLVSSNSVQAYHAPELCLLGNGLKVDTMQSKQLSPKVLGRWLSINNGTMAATYWFQSPQRTTDDFLTRLWGGMTRKDRLWVMVSVLFDRSQQPDTPEIRAFTTNIHDAIASSLTGV, encoded by the coding sequence ATGACTTTAACTCGCAGCAATGCGCCTCCTAATATGGCTAGTTGGTCAAGCAAGATTGCTACTAGCTTAATTGTATTTTCTTGGTTAGTGCTGAACTATTCGCTGTTGCAGTGGCTACTTGAGTCTTTTAGAGATACTTCCGCTTTTAACTTCATCATCATTAGCATAGTAACAACGGTTTTATTAGTTCAAGCTATTCATCATCGCCGCAAACTAGGCTTATCTTTTACGCCTAGTTTGCACTCCGCACCTTTAATATTAATGTTTGGGAGTACGGTAACGGGAATTGGGTTGCAATGGTTGCTAGATGTTCCTCAAATCAGTGTATTGCTATTTGCGATCGCAACTTATGGCTTAATTGGGTTATTTACTGCTCCTAATGTCTGGCGCAAAGGACTTCCGGCGGCAATTTTTGCCTCGTGTATTTTACCTTTTAGCGTTCAATTTGGTACGGGTTTGGGTTTTCCCGTTCGCGTAATTACCGCGCGGTTAGTTGAACATATCCTTACTTTTTGGCATATTGCGGCGATTTCTTCCCACGATATTATTGTTTTAGAAAATAGCGTCGCTCAAGTAGATTTGCCCTGTAGTGGGTTAAAAAGCTTGTGGACTGGTACTTTGTTTTTACTAGCGGCTACTTGGCTAGAAAATCGCCAAGTTAAGTTTAGATGGTTGCTAGTTTGCGTTGCAAATATTTTGCTGCTGATTGCCGCTAATACAGGCAGGATATTACTTTTAGTTTTAATTAGCAATGTAGGCGATCGCCCAGATTTGGCGGCTATACTCCACGTACCGCTAGGATTAGTTGGTTTTATTACGGCGGGGTTGTTTACTTGGTTGCTATTACAAACTGTTCCTCACCACAAAAAGACATTACTCAAAGCCGAAACATCTAAAATTCCTCCTTTGGGAAAGAGTTTGAAACCTTTAACTAAGCAAATTGTAGTAGGTAGCTGTATTTTGGGACTGGCTTTAATTCCTCACCCCCAAAAGGTTACAACCAGTGCGATCACTTCAATTAATTTACCTGCACAGATGCACTTAGAGCCTTTGCAGCTTTCGGCGATAGAAAAAGACTTTTTTGCTAATTACGAGGGTGCGATCGCCTCTGGCGCTACCTCCCAGGTAATCGCCCAAAAATCCCGTTTTGAGTGGCAAAATATCCCCGGTTCTATCTTGCTAGTTAGTAGTAACTCCGTTCAAGCTTATCATGCGCCCGAATTGTGCCTTTTAGGTAATGGTTTGAAAGTAGACACGATGCAATCTAAACAGCTATCACCGAAGGTTTTAGGGCGTTGGCTTTCCATTAATAACGGGACAATGGCGGCTACTTATTGGTTTCAATCACCCCAACGGACAACCGATGACTTTTTAACTCGTCTGTGGGGAGGAATGACGCGCAAAGACCGTTTATGGGTGATGGTTTCAGTGCTGTTTGACCGCTCTCAACAGCCCGATACGCCAGAAATCAGAGCTTTTACAACTAATATTCACGATGCGATCGCATCTTCTTTAACTGGAGTATAA
- a CDS encoding AAA-like domain-containing protein, with amino-acid sequence MLTFKASEAGLKRIKQARILSGWAIADSRWLVAASQIIDATTNWQQTDYYAVGISSGTWGRFLGGKEPIKAPAFKAYCQILELNWQEICEPNVNKSRSDKPFYVERQPYESECFQEIVKPGALIRIKAPQEMGKTYFMQNILTYAKAKKYQTQVFSFELSDSTIFTDLTKFSRWFCAGIGQSLGLENKLADYWDDIFGCNYNTTIYFEKYLLANLSNPLVIALDRVDIVFEHPQIANDFCTLLRAWNQRANQGDDIGKVWQNLRLIIVHSTEVYGALDINHSPLGGVGLVVKLSEFSFEQVQELASKYQLSWSNLEIKQLMALVGGHPTLIARSLEQITRNNITISQLLQTAATESGFYSDYLRRHLVTLQQQPLLAKALAKVINSKQPIQLESIPAFKLESMGLIHLEGDYATPRCELYRQYFGDRL; translated from the coding sequence GTGCTGACTTTCAAAGCGTCCGAAGCAGGACTAAAAAGAATCAAACAAGCGAGAATTTTGTCAGGATGGGCGATCGCCGATTCGCGCTGGTTAGTAGCTGCAAGTCAAATTATAGATGCAACTACCAATTGGCAACAAACAGACTATTACGCTGTGGGTATTTCTTCCGGTACTTGGGGACGTTTTTTAGGCGGAAAAGAACCCATTAAAGCTCCAGCTTTTAAAGCTTACTGTCAAATTTTAGAGTTAAATTGGCAAGAAATTTGCGAACCAAATGTTAATAAATCTAGATCGGATAAACCCTTTTATGTAGAACGTCAACCTTACGAAAGCGAATGTTTCCAAGAGATTGTTAAGCCTGGGGCTTTAATCCGCATCAAAGCGCCGCAAGAGATGGGTAAAACCTATTTTATGCAAAACATTTTAACTTATGCCAAAGCAAAAAAATATCAAACCCAAGTTTTTAGTTTTGAGCTATCTGACAGTACAATATTTACCGATCTAACTAAATTTTCTCGATGGTTTTGTGCGGGAATTGGTCAAAGCTTAGGATTAGAAAACAAATTAGCCGATTATTGGGATGATATTTTTGGATGTAACTACAACACAACAATTTACTTTGAAAAGTATTTATTAGCTAATCTAAGTAACCCTTTAGTTATTGCTTTAGATCGGGTTGACATAGTTTTTGAACACCCACAAATTGCTAATGATTTTTGCACTTTATTAAGAGCATGGAATCAAAGAGCAAATCAAGGTGATGATATCGGTAAAGTTTGGCAAAATCTCCGATTAATTATCGTTCATTCTACCGAAGTATATGGAGCATTAGATATTAATCATTCACCTTTAGGAGGTGTGGGGTTAGTTGTAAAGTTGTCAGAATTTAGTTTTGAACAAGTCCAAGAATTAGCAAGCAAGTATCAATTGTCTTGGAGTAACTTAGAAATAAAGCAACTGATGGCGCTAGTTGGGGGACATCCAACATTAATAGCGCGAAGTCTCGAACAAATTACTCGTAATAATATTACTATCAGCCAATTATTGCAAACTGCCGCCACCGAATCAGGATTTTACAGCGATTATTTGCGCCGTCACTTAGTAACGCTGCAACAGCAACCTTTGTTAGCAAAAGCTTTAGCAAAAGTAATTAATTCAAAGCAGCCAATACAACTAGAATCAATCCCCGCTTTTAAGTTGGAAAGTATGGGTTTAATTCATTTAGAGGGAGACTACGCAACGCCAAGGTGTGAATTGTATAGACAATATTTTGGCGATCGCTTATAG
- a CDS encoding glycine-rich domain-containing protein, protein MVNENLTSKTNQTMDDGQVELYKRIQAFSLDRPDAQLSFSKRLARDNGWSLDYAQQVIKEYKKFAFLAVTAEHPVTPSDQVDQAWHLHLTYTRSYWEEFCEQILQVPLHHAPTLGGQAENQKFDNWYSKTLESYEQFFGQIPPIEIWSTPKARFGRDLHFVRVNNQQNWVLSKLQVQRGVIASIAILFTLTLSGYYVSSSESNINPFAGTLLAIISVAAGFGALRILVGIVNFLKNPSYPKITGGWDGIGYGDGGCGVSDWGNSGSHGFSGDSSSSDGGGCGGGGCGGGGCGG, encoded by the coding sequence ATGGTGAATGAAAACTTGACTAGCAAGACTAACCAAACAATGGACGATGGGCAAGTAGAGTTGTACAAGCGAATTCAAGCATTTTCGTTAGATCGACCAGATGCCCAATTGTCTTTCAGTAAACGCCTAGCAAGAGATAATGGCTGGTCATTAGACTATGCCCAGCAAGTCATTAAAGAATACAAAAAATTTGCGTTTCTGGCTGTAACAGCAGAGCATCCAGTCACCCCTTCAGACCAAGTAGACCAAGCTTGGCATTTGCATTTGACTTATACGCGATCGTATTGGGAAGAATTCTGCGAGCAGATTCTACAAGTACCATTGCACCACGCTCCGACTCTTGGCGGACAAGCTGAAAACCAGAAATTTGATAATTGGTATAGCAAAACTTTAGAAAGCTACGAACAATTTTTTGGTCAAATTCCGCCAATAGAGATTTGGTCTACACCAAAGGCTCGTTTCGGACGCGATTTACATTTTGTGCGAGTAAATAATCAGCAAAATTGGGTGTTATCAAAGTTGCAAGTTCAAAGAGGAGTAATAGCAAGCATAGCCATTCTTTTTACTTTGACATTAAGTGGTTACTATGTTAGCAGTTCTGAAAGCAACATCAATCCTTTTGCAGGGACTCTACTAGCTATTATTTCCGTTGCAGCAGGATTTGGGGCGTTGCGGATTCTTGTCGGGATTGTAAATTTCCTCAAAAATCCATCATATCCCAAAATTACAGGTGGTTGGGATGGTATTGGCTATGGGGATGGGGGTTGCGGCGTATCGGACTGGGGTAATTCTGGTAGTCATGGTTTTAGTGGCGATTCTAGCAGTAGTGACGGCGGCGGTTGCGGTGGTGGCGGTTGCGGTGGTGGCGGTTGCGGTGGATAG
- a CDS encoding NAD-dependent epimerase/dehydratase family protein: MTPKRILVTGASGCIGHYITEALINQTDHQLYLLVRNPLKLKVDTNSRPGITVLQGDMGKIEQFADLLKTIDTAVLTATVWGGDDIFDINVTKTIELMNLLDPEVCQQIIYFSTASILDSHNQLLKEAGEIGTDYIRSKYQCFQKLADSGIISKITKVFPTLVLGGDNTKPYSHLSAGIPEITKLINLIRFFKADGSFHFIHGKDVAQVVSYLIDNPPKANESRQLVLGQKRITADEAIEEACKYLNKKIYFRIPISLGLANILIPLFRIQMADWDRFCLTYRHFSYENPVNPESLGLPNYCATFSDVLQVHGVPRK, from the coding sequence ATGACCCCCAAGCGGATTTTAGTGACTGGTGCTAGTGGTTGCATCGGTCACTACATTACCGAAGCCTTAATTAACCAAACAGACCACCAGTTATATTTGCTGGTTAGAAATCCCCTCAAGCTAAAAGTAGATACAAATTCTCGTCCAGGAATTACCGTTTTACAGGGTGATATGGGCAAAATCGAGCAGTTTGCCGATTTACTCAAAACTATCGATACGGCGGTACTCACGGCGACCGTATGGGGCGGTGATGACATTTTTGATATTAATGTCACCAAAACTATTGAGTTGATGAATTTGTTAGATCCTGAAGTTTGTCAGCAAATTATTTACTTTTCTACAGCAAGTATTTTAGATAGTCATAACCAATTACTGAAGGAAGCGGGAGAAATTGGTACAGATTATATACGTTCTAAGTACCAATGTTTTCAGAAATTGGCTGATAGTGGGATTATATCTAAAATAACTAAAGTTTTCCCGACGTTAGTTTTGGGAGGAGATAACACTAAACCTTACTCTCATTTGTCGGCAGGAATCCCAGAAATTACTAAGTTAATCAATTTAATTCGTTTTTTTAAAGCCGATGGTAGTTTTCACTTTATTCATGGTAAAGATGTCGCTCAAGTTGTGAGTTATTTAATTGACAATCCACCAAAAGCTAACGAATCGCGGCAATTAGTATTAGGACAAAAGCGAATAACTGCCGATGAAGCAATTGAGGAAGCTTGTAAATATCTCAATAAAAAGATTTATTTTCGCATTCCTATATCTTTAGGTTTAGCTAACATTTTGATTCCGTTGTTTCGGATTCAAATGGCGGATTGGGATAGGTTTTGCTTAACCTATAGACATTTTAGTTATGAAAACCCCGTTAATCCCGAAAGTTTAGGATTGCCGAATTATTGTGCTACTTTTAGCGATGTGCTGCAAGTACATGGTGTTCCCCGTAAATAA
- a CDS encoding RNA-guided endonuclease InsQ/TnpB family protein, which yields MLKAFKYRFYPTPEQEILLRRTMGCARLVYNRALAARTESWYERQERIGYADTSTMLTIWKKQEDLQFLNEVSCVPLQQGLRHLQKAFANFWAGNAKYPNFKKKHNGGSAEFTKSAFKWKDGKVWLAKCAEALPIRWSRQLPTGCEPSTITVKLDAAGRFHVSLLVDTVIVPLPKTDKTIGLDVGITSLIATSNGDKIANPRHFKRLRSKLKRVQKSLSSKQKGSNNRQKQRQKVARVHRRITDSRKDFLHRLSTQLVRENQTIVVEDLAVKNMVQNPKLALHISDASWGEFVRQLVYKCEWYGRELIKIDRWFPSSKRCGNCGHIVDKMQLFVREWDCPKCGINHDRDINASKNILAAGLAVSVCGANIRPDGHKSKGQLQKTPRGKKQKPKQ from the coding sequence ATGCTCAAAGCCTTCAAGTACCGTTTTTATCCCACTCCCGAACAAGAAATACTCTTGCGTCGGACAATGGGGTGTGCGCGTTTGGTTTACAACCGAGCGTTGGCGGCAAGAACTGAAAGCTGGTACGAACGGCAAGAAAGGATCGGTTATGCCGACACTTCTACCATGCTGACCATCTGGAAAAAGCAAGAAGACTTGCAATTTCTCAATGAAGTTAGCTGCGTACCTTTGCAGCAGGGACTTAGACATTTGCAAAAAGCCTTTGCTAACTTTTGGGCGGGAAACGCAAAGTATCCCAACTTCAAGAAGAAGCATAACGGTGGCAGTGCGGAGTTTACTAAATCCGCTTTTAAGTGGAAGGATGGCAAAGTTTGGCTTGCTAAATGTGCTGAAGCCTTGCCTATTCGTTGGAGTAGACAACTGCCAACTGGATGCGAACCGTCTACCATTACTGTCAAGCTGGATGCGGCTGGGCGTTTTCACGTTTCTTTGCTTGTAGATACGGTAATTGTTCCACTGCCCAAAACTGATAAAACTATTGGTTTGGACGTGGGGATAACTAGCTTGATTGCTACTAGCAATGGGGACAAAATCGCTAATCCCAGACACTTTAAACGACTGCGCTCTAAGCTTAAACGAGTCCAAAAATCTTTGTCTAGCAAACAAAAAGGGAGCAACAACCGACAGAAACAGAGGCAAAAAGTAGCGCGAGTACACCGCAGAATAACCGACAGCCGTAAGGATTTTTTGCATCGGCTTTCAACTCAACTGGTGAGAGAAAACCAAACCATCGTGGTTGAGGACTTGGCAGTCAAAAATATGGTGCAGAACCCTAAGCTTGCGCTTCACATTAGCGATGCTTCGTGGGGTGAATTTGTCCGCCAGCTTGTCTATAAGTGTGAGTGGTACGGACGAGAATTGATTAAAATTGACCGATGGTTTCCTTCCTCCAAAAGGTGTGGGAACTGTGGGCATATAGTGGATAAGATGCAGTTGTTTGTACGTGAGTGGGACTGTCCTAAGTGTGGGATTAACCATGACCGTGATATCAACGCGAGTAAGAATATTTTGGCGGCAGGGCTTGCCGTGTCAGTCTGTGGAGCGAACATAAGACCTGATGGGCATAAGTCCAAAGGGCAGTTGCAAAAAACCCCTAGGGGAAAGAAACAGAAACCTAAACAGTGA
- the hemE gene encoding uroporphyrinogen decarboxylase — protein MVVSTQVPHLLRAARGEKVDRPPVWMMRQAGRYMKAYRELRDKYPSFRDRSEIPEVAVEVSLQPWKAFQPDGVILFSDIVTPLPGLGIEMDIAEGKGPIIESPIRTLAQVDNLRPLQPEESLPFIKTILQALSHEVGDKSTVLGFVGAPWTLAAYAVEGKGSKTYSAIKGMAFSDPTVLHQLLAKLADAIAIYARYQIDCGAQVVQMFDSWAGQLSPQDYDTFALPYQKRVFEQVKQTHPDTPLILLVSGSAGVLERMATSGADIVTVDWAVDMADARARLGQDMKVQGNLDPGVLFGSKQFIRDRIYDTVKKAGNYGHILNLGHGVLPTTPEENVAFFFETAKQLKY, from the coding sequence ATGGTCGTTTCCACGCAAGTTCCCCATCTTTTACGCGCTGCTCGTGGTGAAAAAGTAGATCGTCCTCCTGTGTGGATGATGCGCCAAGCAGGACGCTATATGAAAGCCTATAGGGAACTCCGGGACAAATACCCATCCTTTCGGGATCGCTCCGAAATTCCCGAAGTAGCTGTAGAAGTTTCTTTGCAACCTTGGAAAGCCTTTCAACCCGACGGAGTAATTTTATTTTCTGATATTGTTACCCCTTTACCTGGCTTAGGTATTGAGATGGATATCGCCGAAGGAAAGGGCCCAATTATCGAATCGCCCATTCGCACTTTGGCTCAAGTTGATAATTTGCGTCCTTTGCAACCAGAGGAATCGCTACCATTTATCAAAACAATTTTGCAAGCTCTTAGTCACGAAGTAGGAGACAAATCAACCGTCCTCGGCTTTGTGGGCGCTCCTTGGACACTAGCTGCTTACGCGGTAGAAGGGAAAGGTTCTAAAACCTACTCAGCAATTAAAGGGATGGCATTTTCCGATCCTACAGTGTTGCACCAATTACTGGCAAAATTAGCCGATGCGATCGCAATTTATGCCCGTTATCAAATAGATTGCGGCGCTCAAGTAGTACAAATGTTTGATTCTTGGGCGGGTCAACTTAGCCCCCAAGATTACGATACCTTTGCTTTACCTTATCAAAAGCGGGTCTTTGAGCAAGTTAAACAAACTCACCCCGATACACCTTTAATACTGCTCGTTAGTGGTAGTGCGGGAGTATTAGAGCGTATGGCGACTTCGGGTGCTGATATCGTTACGGTAGATTGGGCGGTAGATATGGCAGATGCGCGCGCTAGATTAGGACAGGATATGAAAGTGCAGGGTAATTTAGATCCCGGCGTGTTGTTTGGTTCTAAACAGTTTATCCGCGATCGCATTTACGATACTGTGAAAAAAGCTGGCAATTACGGACATATCCTTAATCTCGGTCATGGTGTTTTACCCACGACTCCAGAAGAAAATGTTGCTTTCTTCTTTGAAACCGCCAAGCAGTTGAAATACTAA